In one Haloplanus salinus genomic region, the following are encoded:
- the arcS gene encoding archaeosine synthase subunit alpha — MTEYFEVHARDGAARIGELRLRDPVTTPTLADDVVVDAGSLWAAARDPPEGSEETVTVLPHRGFPAGTDPTVQDSFAVDYPDVDFPSAGVVTAETAADHGCDAYVLANAPGIVGHGESFRDEVVAVREAVPHDTALYLAGVATPANVATLVAAGADLVDAKLARVKGRQGVYLTTEGEYRVDELVAEGGELPGAFPTDPPLDEFTREDCVAHNVAALESALSTVRTRIRRGRLRDYLEGQARHGNWLTAAFREFDHEYRYLEARTPVVREAEISAASEETMDRVEIQRFADRVTTRYRNRFSNPLVLVPCSARKPYSDSQSHAGFHRAINYRGHLVSMTSPIGVVPQELECTYPAQHYDAVVTGDWTEGEKTFVAEVLRRYVERNDYPRVIAHVPGEGYRDICERVAGEVDVPFEFTVTDHPTTSASLSNLSDALAGELKYSKRERQHNTVRAIADYQFGAGAGDDLFPDLRTTSRHPKLQVRDGEGTQLAAQVPQYGVLAFTLEGARRWAGSDAPTKRVDIDSFVPHGSVLAPGVVDASADIRVGDEVVVEGPAAFGVGRAEMSGPEMRNSTRGVAVQVRHVEET, encoded by the coding sequence ATGACCGAGTATTTCGAGGTTCACGCGCGGGACGGCGCCGCCCGGATCGGCGAACTCCGCCTGCGTGATCCCGTGACGACTCCCACCCTCGCCGACGACGTCGTCGTCGACGCCGGGAGTCTGTGGGCCGCCGCCCGCGACCCGCCCGAGGGGAGCGAGGAGACGGTGACCGTCCTCCCCCACCGCGGGTTCCCTGCGGGCACCGACCCGACCGTTCAGGACTCCTTCGCCGTCGACTACCCCGACGTCGACTTTCCGAGCGCCGGCGTCGTCACCGCCGAGACGGCCGCCGATCACGGCTGTGACGCCTACGTCCTCGCGAACGCCCCGGGTATCGTCGGCCACGGCGAATCCTTCCGCGACGAGGTGGTCGCCGTCCGCGAGGCCGTCCCGCACGACACCGCCCTCTATCTCGCCGGCGTGGCCACGCCCGCGAACGTCGCCACCCTCGTCGCCGCCGGTGCCGACCTCGTCGACGCCAAACTCGCCCGCGTGAAGGGGCGACAGGGCGTCTATCTCACGACCGAGGGCGAGTATCGGGTCGACGAACTCGTCGCCGAGGGCGGCGAACTCCCCGGCGCCTTCCCCACCGACCCACCCCTCGACGAGTTCACCCGCGAGGACTGCGTCGCCCACAACGTCGCGGCGCTCGAATCGGCGCTGTCGACGGTCCGAACCCGGATTCGCCGGGGGCGCCTGCGGGACTACTTGGAGGGTCAGGCCCGCCACGGGAACTGGCTGACTGCGGCGTTCCGCGAGTTCGACCACGAGTACCGCTATCTGGAGGCGCGCACGCCGGTCGTTCGCGAGGCGGAGATCAGCGCGGCGAGCGAGGAGACGATGGACCGCGTGGAGATCCAGCGCTTCGCCGACCGCGTGACGACCCGCTATCGCAACCGGTTTTCCAACCCGCTGGTCCTCGTCCCCTGCTCGGCGCGCAAGCCCTACAGCGACTCCCAGAGCCACGCGGGGTTCCACCGCGCGATCAACTACCGCGGCCACCTCGTCTCGATGACCTCGCCCATCGGCGTCGTCCCACAGGAACTGGAGTGTACCTACCCCGCCCAGCACTACGACGCCGTCGTCACCGGCGACTGGACGGAGGGCGAGAAGACGTTCGTCGCGGAGGTACTCCGACGCTACGTGGAGCGCAACGACTACCCCCGCGTGATCGCGCACGTCCCCGGCGAGGGCTACCGCGACATCTGCGAACGCGTCGCGGGCGAGGTGGACGTGCCCTTCGAGTTCACCGTGACGGACCACCCCACGACGTCGGCGTCGCTGTCGAACCTCTCCGACGCCCTCGCGGGCGAGCTCAAATACTCGAAGCGGGAGCGCCAGCACAACACGGTGCGGGCCATCGCCGACTACCAGTTCGGCGCGGGCGCCGGCGACGACCTGTTTCCCGACCTGCGGACGACGAGCCGGCACCCCAAGCTACAGGTGCGGGACGGCGAGGGCACCCAACTCGCGGCGCAGGTCCCCCAGTACGGCGTGCTCGCCTTCACGCTCGAAGGCGCCCGTCGCTGGGCCGGGAGCGACGCGCCGACCAAGCGGGTCGACATCGACTCCTTCGTCCCCCACGGGAGCGTCCTCGCGCCGGGCGTCGTCGACGCGAGCGCCGACATCCGGGTCGGCGACGAGGTGGTCGTCGAGGGGCCGGCCGCCTTCGGCGTCGGCCGCGCCGAGATGAGCGGGCCGGAGATGCGGAACAGTACGCGGGGAGTGGCCGTGCAGGTGCGACACGTCGAGGAGACGTAG
- the pepF gene encoding oligoendopeptidase F: MSSVPERSDIDAEDKWALESIFASDDDWEAAFEDVSDRIDELDAYEGRVTESPATLLELLELREEIMRDVAVVSTYANLRSSEDTREQAYQAMSARAESMAADARSAASYVEPELQELDAADIERFVDAEPALAEYDHYLDDVLRQKPHTRSAEVEELLADLSDVTDAASEVYNMLSNADMEFPTVEDPEGEAVEISLGNFTKLQKHPDREFRREVHGAFYDRWADVRHSVGTSLKKSVTADVKLARARNYETAREAALDGPNVPVEVYDTLVETVEDNLDYLHRHADLKAEALGVDDLQMWDLYASMATGEQPEIGYEQAVEHVVEAVEPLGEAYQERMAEGLDSRWVDVYENRGKRSGAFSAGTYDTQPFILMNYQDDVASMFTLAHELGHSMHSELTNDAQPWQYSSYDIFVAEVASTVNETLLTHHLLETVEDERVRRHVLDEYLERFRSTLFRQTMFADFELRIHEIVEDGGALTPDRFDDLYGGLKERYYDPAVVDDRIAREWMRIPHFYYGYYVYQYSTGISAATAIVERIREAGEPAAADYREALRLGGSEYPLDVLRTAGVDMTAADPIEDALDVYGTYLDEMAALI, from the coding sequence ATGAGTTCGGTTCCCGAACGGAGCGACATCGACGCCGAGGACAAGTGGGCACTCGAGAGTATCTTCGCGAGCGACGACGACTGGGAGGCGGCCTTCGAGGACGTCAGCGACCGGATCGACGAACTCGACGCCTACGAGGGCCGGGTGACCGAGAGCCCGGCGACCCTGCTCGAACTTCTCGAACTGCGCGAGGAGATCATGCGGGACGTGGCGGTCGTCTCGACGTACGCCAACCTCCGAAGCAGCGAGGACACGCGCGAGCAGGCGTATCAGGCCATGTCGGCGCGGGCGGAGTCGATGGCGGCCGACGCCCGAAGCGCCGCGAGTTACGTCGAACCCGAACTTCAGGAGTTGGACGCGGCCGACATCGAGCGGTTCGTCGACGCCGAACCCGCCCTCGCCGAGTACGACCACTATCTCGACGACGTGCTGCGGCAGAAACCCCACACCCGCTCGGCGGAGGTCGAGGAGCTACTGGCGGACCTGTCGGACGTGACCGACGCCGCGAGCGAGGTGTACAACATGCTCTCGAACGCGGACATGGAGTTCCCGACGGTCGAGGACCCAGAAGGCGAGGCGGTCGAAATCTCGTTGGGGAACTTCACGAAACTCCAGAAACATCCGGACCGCGAGTTCCGACGCGAGGTGCATGGGGCGTTCTACGACCGCTGGGCGGACGTGCGACACAGCGTGGGCACGTCGCTGAAAAAGAGCGTGACGGCGGACGTGAAACTCGCCCGCGCCCGCAACTACGAGACGGCCCGTGAGGCGGCACTCGACGGCCCGAACGTCCCCGTCGAGGTGTACGACACGCTGGTCGAGACGGTCGAGGACAACCTCGACTACCTCCACCGGCACGCCGACCTGAAGGCGGAGGCACTCGGCGTCGACGACCTGCAGATGTGGGACCTCTACGCCTCGATGGCGACGGGCGAGCAGCCGGAGATCGGATACGAGCAGGCGGTCGAACACGTCGTCGAGGCGGTCGAACCGCTCGGCGAGGCGTACCAAGAGCGGATGGCCGAGGGACTGGACTCCCGGTGGGTCGACGTCTACGAGAACCGCGGGAAGCGCTCGGGCGCGTTCTCGGCGGGCACTTACGACACGCAGCCGTTCATCCTGATGAACTACCAGGACGACGTGGCGTCGATGTTCACGCTGGCGCACGAACTCGGGCACTCGATGCACTCGGAGCTGACCAACGACGCCCAGCCGTGGCAGTACAGCAGCTACGACATCTTCGTCGCGGAGGTGGCGAGCACGGTCAACGAGACGCTGTTGACCCACCACCTGCTGGAGACGGTCGAGGACGAACGGGTCCGCCGACACGTCCTCGACGAGTATCTGGAGCGATTCCGCTCGACGCTGTTCCGGCAGACGATGTTCGCGGACTTCGAACTGCGGATTCACGAGATCGTCGAGGACGGCGGCGCGCTCACGCCGGACCGCTTCGACGACCTCTACGGCGGGTTGAAAGAGCGATACTACGATCCAGCCGTCGTGGACGACCGGATCGCCCGCGAGTGGATGCGGATTCCGCACTTCTACTACGGCTACTACGTCTACCAGTACAGCACGGGCATCAGCGCGGCGACGGCCATCGTCGAGCGGATCCGCGAGGCGGGCGAGCCGGCGGCCGCGGACTACCGCGAGGCGCTCCGACTGGGCGGCAGCGAGTATCCGCTCGACGTGTTGCGGACGGCGGGCGTCGACATGACGGCGGCCGACCCGATCGAGGACGCCCTCGACGTCTACGGGACGTATCTGGACGAGATGGCGGCGCTGATCTGA
- the tgtA gene encoding tRNA guanosine(15) transglycosylase TgtA, with protein sequence MREHFELRRGDALGRIGALTVPRAGRTVETPALLPVINPNIRTVSPARLEAEFGADALITNAYIIRKTEDLRERALDQGLHDMLDFSGAVFTDSGSFQLAEYGEIDVTTREILEFQRAIGSDVATPVDVPTPPDAARETTETDLTTTEEALADAEAVDTGEMLVNAPIQGSTHLDLREDAARHADATALDVFPVGAVVPLMNDYRYADVVDVVAAAKRGLGADAPVHLFGAGHPMMFALAVAMGCDIFDSAAYAIYARDDRYLTVRGTNHLDDIAYFPCECPICAAHDPEEVRAADDDERERLVAEHNLHVSYGELRRVKNAIREGTLLELVETRARGHPAMVDGYRALLNHAERIERHDPASKGAFFYCSAESARRPEVRRHHDRIGRLDAPERLLLTEGNDPTGDRFDATWRLLPPFGPVPRALSETYPFTAELPERTGAAAREAAARGVAALVDANPTTDVTVAHDGWPAAARSLLPDSVTVEPLGARPDRDGR encoded by the coding sequence ATGCGCGAGCACTTCGAACTGCGGCGCGGCGACGCCCTCGGCCGTATCGGGGCGCTGACCGTACCGCGGGCCGGCCGGACCGTCGAGACGCCGGCGCTGCTCCCCGTTATCAACCCCAACATCCGGACGGTGTCGCCGGCCCGCTTGGAAGCCGAATTCGGCGCCGACGCGCTGATCACCAACGCGTACATCATCCGCAAGACCGAGGACCTCCGCGAGCGAGCCCTCGACCAAGGGCTCCACGACATGCTGGACTTCTCGGGCGCCGTCTTCACCGACTCCGGCTCCTTCCAACTCGCCGAGTACGGCGAGATAGACGTGACGACCCGCGAAATTCTCGAGTTTCAACGCGCCATCGGCTCCGACGTGGCGACGCCGGTGGACGTGCCGACGCCGCCGGACGCGGCACGCGAGACGACCGAAACCGACCTGACGACGACCGAGGAGGCCCTCGCCGACGCCGAAGCCGTCGACACCGGCGAGATGCTGGTCAACGCGCCGATCCAGGGATCGACCCACCTCGACCTGCGGGAAGACGCCGCCCGCCACGCCGACGCGACGGCCCTAGACGTCTTTCCCGTCGGCGCCGTCGTCCCGCTGATGAACGACTACCGCTACGCCGACGTGGTGGACGTTGTGGCCGCGGCCAAGCGGGGGCTGGGCGCCGACGCCCCCGTCCACCTCTTCGGCGCCGGCCATCCCATGATGTTCGCGCTCGCCGTCGCGATGGGGTGTGACATCTTCGACTCCGCCGCCTACGCCATCTACGCCCGCGACGATCGCTATCTCACCGTCCGCGGGACGAACCACCTCGACGACATCGCCTACTTTCCGTGCGAGTGTCCCATCTGTGCCGCCCACGACCCCGAGGAGGTCCGCGCGGCCGACGACGACGAGCGCGAACGTCTCGTCGCGGAACACAACCTCCACGTCTCCTACGGCGAACTCCGCCGGGTCAAAAACGCGATCAGGGAGGGCACCCTGCTCGAACTCGTCGAGACCCGCGCCCGCGGGCACCCCGCGATGGTCGACGGCTACCGCGCCCTCCTGAATCACGCCGAACGGATCGAACGGCACGACCCCGCGTCCAAGGGGGCCTTCTTCTACTGCTCGGCCGAGAGCGCGCGCCGACCCGAGGTGCGCCGCCACCACGACCGGATCGGTCGCCTCGACGCGCCGGAACGACTCCTCCTGACCGAGGGGAACGATCCGACGGGCGACCGCTTCGACGCGACGTGGCGGCTCCTTCCCCCCTTCGGTCCCGTCCCCCGTGCGCTCTCGGAGACGTATCCATTCACCGCCGAACTCCCCGAACGAACCGGCGCTGCGGCCCGTGAAGCCGCCGCCCGCGGGGTGGCCGCCCTCGTCGACGCGAACCCCACGACCGACGTGACCGTCGCCCACGACGGCTGGCCGGCCGCGGCACGCTCGCTGCTCCCCGACTCGGTCACCGTCGAGCCACTGGGGGCGCGGCCGGACCGGGACGGCAGGTGA
- a CDS encoding CPBP family intramembrane glutamic endopeptidase, with product MVSSPLSPDDSTVAGVRAVTAVLVVSGLGLGAGVALVLALSVLLVGVGLDPSPLALLVISLVSIQGVAFGGVALLYLRFRGRPVTSVGVRLPSVRELLIVVAGYATAFIAAITGAIVIGITGAPAGENQVAEFASTDPSVLLWLIPASFLLIGPGEELLFRGIVQGRLRETFDRVPGVVLASALFAAVHFAALTGGAGGRLVTIAVLFFPALVFGAVYELTDNLVVPALVHGAYNATLFAFAYLAIRLSESGAVPEPGSGAGALALVVGV from the coding sequence ATGGTCTCGTCCCCGCTCTCGCCCGACGATTCGACGGTGGCCGGTGTCCGGGCCGTCACCGCCGTGCTCGTGGTCTCCGGCCTGGGTCTCGGCGCCGGCGTCGCTCTCGTACTCGCACTCTCGGTGCTTCTGGTCGGCGTCGGTCTCGATCCCTCGCCGCTCGCCCTCCTCGTGATATCGCTCGTCTCGATCCAGGGCGTCGCGTTCGGCGGCGTCGCCCTCCTCTATCTCCGCTTCCGTGGACGCCCCGTCACGAGCGTCGGCGTTCGGCTCCCCTCGGTGCGCGAACTGCTGATCGTCGTCGCGGGCTACGCGACGGCCTTCATCGCCGCCATCACCGGGGCCATCGTCATCGGGATCACCGGCGCCCCGGCGGGCGAGAACCAGGTCGCCGAGTTCGCGAGCACCGACCCCTCCGTGCTGCTCTGGTTGATCCCCGCGTCGTTTCTCCTCATCGGTCCCGGCGAGGAACTGCTCTTCCGGGGCATCGTCCAGGGGCGGCTCCGGGAAACGTTCGATCGGGTCCCGGGTGTCGTCCTCGCGAGCGCGCTCTTCGCCGCCGTCCACTTCGCCGCCTTGACCGGCGGAGCCGGCGGGCGCCTCGTCACTATCGCGGTGCTCTTTTTCCCGGCGCTCGTCTTCGGTGCCGTCTACGAACTCACCGACAACCTCGTCGTCCCCGCGCTGGTCCACGGCGCCTACAACGCGACGCTGTTTGCCTTCGCCTACCTCGCCATCCGACTCTCGGAGTCGGGGGCGGTTCCGGAGCCGGGGAGCGGCGCGGGAGCGCTCGCGCTGGTCGTCGGCGTCTGA
- a CDS encoding DUF5811 family protein encodes MNGNTPYGGAPGVVDAGKPSTDVELTQNQRQSLQRAVAGIVSQTRSYLPDSYTVGSELAYGSNGPTATVAVRPPAGHPVSAGFTPDIDDLEAGIGDDERDEVARGLAASAALQVMDAVGDGITPTAR; translated from the coding sequence ATGAACGGAAACACGCCGTACGGAGGCGCACCCGGAGTAGTCGACGCGGGAAAGCCGTCGACGGACGTCGAACTCACCCAGAACCAACGACAGTCGCTCCAGCGAGCCGTCGCGGGGATCGTCTCGCAGACGCGCTCGTACCTCCCCGACAGCTACACCGTCGGGTCGGAACTCGCCTACGGATCGAACGGGCCGACGGCGACCGTCGCGGTCCGACCGCCGGCCGGCCACCCGGTCAGTGCGGGCTTCACCCCCGATATCGACGACCTCGAAGCGGGGATCGGCGACGACGAACGCGACGAAGTGGCACGGGGTCTGGCCGCGAGCGCCGCCCTCCAAGTGATGGACGCCGTCGGCGACGGAATCACGCCGACCGCTCGATAG
- a CDS encoding formate/nitrite transporter family protein → MSTEMAGPNSDAASDDDPAHDHENDVLADQLSTDEVYQRVVADADHEITSGTRELFFSALAAGFAITVTFLLYASVTATAETKIVGVLLYPLGFIYIIIGGYQLYTENTLPPVALTLERLASIPTLFRHWLIVLAGNFLGGGLGAAALAYGGVFDDATAAVALGFAEKGIATPAGALFVKAAFAGLIVAGVVWINFAARDTVSRLLVVYLAFLAIPLGNLFHVVVSFTEVVYLALVTGVNPAPALIGFVLPVLLGNTLGGVVLVTVVNYYQTSDRRLEIERFRNVRRLSLREWLAGSLAGRSYVPVIDTVEEIVRDPEAYRLLVPIANPRTETGVVRLACQLASSREKGTVHVVHVVQAPRRWSPDAEREQRERISGESERLLESARRIGANHDIELETSTVVTPRSFEEIFTLARRTGPDLVVMDWDREGLWSSARAERPLVELTNRLPCDFLVANDRGLDPSRILLPTAGGPDSDLNAEVARALRDVAGAEVELLHVVDDAADERAGEAFLRDWAADHGLSGAGITVDSGDVEPAIARAATDSTMLMLGATEQGLLSRLVHNSLHLDVVNDVDCSVLLAERPSERSVRERLFGSPSRDRRPARAFRGRSDAANATERTGG, encoded by the coding sequence ATGAGTACGGAGATGGCCGGCCCGAACTCCGACGCGGCGTCCGACGACGACCCCGCCCACGACCACGAGAACGACGTGCTCGCCGACCAGTTGTCCACCGACGAGGTGTACCAGCGGGTCGTGGCCGACGCCGACCACGAGATTACGTCCGGGACGCGCGAGCTGTTTTTCAGCGCGCTCGCCGCCGGGTTCGCCATCACCGTCACCTTCCTGTTGTACGCCTCGGTGACGGCGACGGCCGAGACGAAAATCGTCGGCGTCCTGCTGTACCCGCTCGGGTTCATCTACATCATCATCGGCGGCTACCAACTCTACACCGAGAACACCCTCCCGCCGGTGGCGCTGACGCTGGAACGGCTGGCCTCGATCCCCACGCTCTTTCGTCACTGGCTGATCGTGCTCGCGGGGAACTTCCTCGGCGGCGGGCTGGGGGCGGCTGCGCTCGCCTACGGCGGCGTGTTCGACGACGCCACCGCGGCGGTCGCGCTCGGGTTCGCGGAGAAAGGCATCGCCACCCCCGCGGGCGCCCTGTTCGTCAAGGCCGCCTTCGCCGGGCTGATCGTCGCCGGCGTCGTCTGGATCAACTTCGCCGCCCGCGACACCGTCTCCCGACTGCTAGTCGTCTATCTCGCCTTCCTCGCCATCCCCCTGGGCAACCTGTTTCACGTGGTCGTCTCGTTCACCGAGGTGGTCTATCTGGCGCTCGTCACCGGCGTCAATCCGGCGCCGGCGCTGATCGGCTTCGTCCTGCCGGTCCTGCTCGGCAACACGCTCGGCGGGGTAGTGCTGGTGACGGTGGTCAACTACTACCAGACCTCCGACCGGCGGCTGGAGATCGAGCGATTCCGGAACGTCCGCCGGCTCTCGCTCCGGGAGTGGCTGGCCGGCTCGCTGGCCGGCCGGTCGTACGTCCCGGTGATCGACACCGTCGAGGAAATCGTCCGCGACCCGGAAGCGTACCGACTCCTGGTCCCGATCGCCAACCCCCGAACCGAGACCGGCGTCGTGCGGTTGGCCTGTCAACTCGCCAGCAGCCGCGAGAAAGGGACCGTCCACGTCGTCCACGTCGTCCAGGCGCCGCGGCGGTGGTCCCCCGACGCCGAGCGGGAACAGCGGGAGCGGATCAGCGGCGAGTCCGAGCGACTCCTTGAGAGCGCCCGCCGGATCGGCGCGAACCACGACATCGAACTGGAGACCTCGACCGTCGTCACCCCGCGGTCCTTCGAGGAGATATTCACCCTCGCCCGGCGGACGGGACCCGATCTGGTGGTGATGGACTGGGACCGCGAGGGGCTGTGGAGCTCCGCCCGCGCCGAGCGGCCGCTGGTCGAGTTGACCAACCGACTCCCCTGTGACTTCCTCGTGGCCAACGACCGCGGGCTCGATCCCTCGCGGATCCTCCTCCCGACCGCCGGCGGCCCCGACTCCGATCTGAACGCTGAGGTCGCCCGGGCGCTCCGGGACGTCGCGGGCGCGGAGGTCGAACTCCTCCACGTCGTCGACGACGCGGCCGACGAGCGCGCCGGCGAGGCGTTCCTCCGCGACTGGGCCGCCGACCACGGGCTGTCGGGCGCGGGCATCACCGTCGACTCCGGCGACGTCGAACCGGCCATCGCCCGCGCAGCCACCGACAGCACGATGCTCATGCTCGGAGCGACCGAACAGGGGCTGCTCTCTCGGCTGGTGCACAACTCGCTCCATTTGGACGTCGTCAACGACGTGGACTGTTCGGTGTTGCTGGCCGAGCGCCCCTCCGAGCGGTCGGTCCGCGAGCGACTGTTCGGCTCGCCGTCCAGGGACCGCCGTCCCGCGCGGGCGTTTCGGGGGCGCTCCGACGCCGCCAACGCGACCGAACGGACCGGCGGGTAG
- a CDS encoding pyridoxamine 5'-phosphate oxidase family protein yields MTEAAYTGEWDRTEAAAFLADVHVPIRVACRTPAGGLWMLSLWYDFDPEADEFVCATSADADVVRYLRADDGVAFEVSTNDPPYRGVRGAGTATIDPDDGKATLRHLLERYLGGTDSSLAERLLDPGREEVTIRIDPDRCYSWDFSDRMRDASDG; encoded by the coding sequence ATGACCGAGGCTGCGTACACCGGTGAGTGGGACCGGACGGAGGCTGCGGCGTTCCTGGCCGACGTTCACGTCCCGATCCGGGTGGCCTGCCGGACGCCCGCCGGCGGGCTCTGGATGCTCTCGCTGTGGTACGACTTCGACCCCGAGGCCGACGAGTTCGTCTGTGCCACGTCGGCCGACGCGGATGTCGTGCGATACCTTCGCGCCGACGACGGCGTTGCCTTCGAGGTGTCGACCAACGATCCGCCGTACCGGGGGGTTCGCGGCGCGGGGACGGCGACCATCGACCCCGACGACGGCAAAGCGACCTTACGACACCTGCTGGAGCGCTATCTCGGCGGCACCGACTCGTCGCTCGCCGAGCGACTCCTCGATCCGGGCCGCGAGGAGGTGACCATCCGGATCGATCCGGACCGGTGTTACTCGTGGGACTTCAGCGATCGGATGCGCGACGCGAGCGACGGCTGA
- a CDS encoding DUF1328 family protein codes for MATIDSAIGPPLQLFSGEFLECAVVFLSLALVAAFVGARSVAGISMEIARVLVARFLVLATVSTVL; via the coding sequence GTGGCCACGATCGATTCCGCCATCGGGCCGCCGCTCCAGTTGTTCTCCGGGGAGTTTCTCGAGTGCGCCGTCGTGTTTTTGTCGCTCGCACTCGTCGCGGCGTTCGTCGGGGCCCGCAGCGTCGCCGGGATCAGCATGGAGATTGCCCGCGTCCTCGTCGCCCGCTTTCTCGTGTTGGCTACCGTTTCCACCGTACTGTGA
- a CDS encoding cold-shock protein: MANGKVDFFNDTGGYGFISTDDADDDVFFHMEDVGGPDLEEGQDVDFEIEDSPKGPRATNLVRN, from the coding sequence ATGGCAAACGGCAAAGTTGATTTCTTCAACGACACTGGCGGCTACGGTTTCATTTCGACTGACGACGCGGACGACGACGTGTTCTTCCACATGGAGGACGTTGGCGGTCCGGACCTCGAAGAGGGGCAGGACGTGGACTTCGAAATCGAGGACTCCCCCAAGGGTCCCCGCGCGACGAACCTCGTTCGTAACTAA
- the pan2 gene encoding proteasome-activating nucleotidase Pan2 yields the protein MSRSPSLPDRPRLDLDPEMSEAERLDAIRQHYERMIRVNEELAERLDETDDRREELMAEVDHLKRRNEVLKTSSLYIATVEEVTDEGTIIKQHGNNQEVLTEPSPRIRKELAAGDRVAVNDSFGVQTVLDDETDSRAQAMEVEESPSVVYDDIGGIDDQVREVREAVEDPLLTPELFEEVGVDPPAGVLLHGPPGTGKTMLAKAVANETDATFIKMAGSELVRKFIGEGSRLVRDLFELAAERQPAVIFIDEIDAVAAKRTDSKTSGDAEVQRTMMQLLSEMDGFDDRGEIRIMAATNRFDMLDEAILRPGRFDRLIEVPKPDESGRAQILRIHTRDMNVATDVDYVELATDLDDYSGADLASLATEAGMFAIRDDRTEVRMADFRDAKAKIEDTEDAGPVMAFTDYQY from the coding sequence ATGTCACGGAGTCCGTCGCTTCCGGACCGCCCGCGCCTTGACCTCGACCCCGAGATGTCGGAGGCGGAGCGTCTCGACGCCATCCGCCAGCACTACGAGCGCATGATCCGCGTCAACGAAGAACTCGCGGAACGGCTCGATGAGACCGACGACCGCCGGGAGGAACTCATGGCGGAGGTCGACCACCTCAAACGGCGCAACGAGGTCCTGAAAACCTCGTCGCTCTACATCGCCACCGTCGAGGAAGTCACCGACGAGGGGACGATAATCAAACAGCACGGCAACAACCAGGAGGTGTTGACCGAGCCGTCGCCGCGCATCCGTAAGGAGCTCGCGGCGGGTGACCGCGTCGCCGTCAACGACTCCTTCGGCGTCCAGACGGTGCTCGACGACGAGACCGACTCCCGGGCGCAGGCGATGGAGGTCGAGGAGTCGCCGTCGGTCGTCTACGACGACATCGGCGGCATCGACGACCAGGTACGGGAGGTGCGCGAGGCCGTCGAGGACCCGCTCCTGACGCCGGAACTGTTCGAGGAGGTCGGCGTCGACCCGCCCGCGGGCGTGCTCCTCCACGGCCCGCCGGGAACGGGAAAGACCATGCTCGCCAAGGCGGTCGCCAACGAGACGGACGCTACCTTCATCAAGATGGCCGGCTCGGAGCTCGTCCGGAAGTTCATCGGCGAGGGCTCGCGGCTCGTGCGTGACCTGTTCGAACTCGCCGCCGAACGCCAGCCCGCGGTCATCTTCATCGACGAGATCGACGCTGTCGCCGCCAAGCGGACGGACTCGAAGACCTCCGGTGACGCCGAGGTCCAGCGGACGATGATGCAGCTCCTCTCCGAGATGGACGGCTTCGACGACCGGGGCGAGATTCGTATCATGGCCGCGACAAACCGCTTCGACATGCTCGACGAGGCGATCCTCCGCCCCGGCCGGTTCGACCGCCTCATCGAAGTGCCCAAGCCCGACGAGTCGGGCCGGGCACAGATCCTCCGCATCCACACCCGCGACATGAACGTCGCTACCGACGTCGACTACGTCGAACTGGCGACTGACCTCGACGACTACAGCGGCGCCGACCTCGCCTCGCTGGCGACGGAGGCGGGGATGTTCGCCATCCGCGACGACCGCACCGAGGTCCGGATGGCGGACTTCCGGGACGCCAAGGCGAAAATCGAGGATACCGAGGACGCCGGCCCCGTCATGGCGTTCACCGACTACCAGTACTGA